One Variibacter gotjawalensis genomic window, CAAAATCGACGGCGGTTGAAAGGGCATTGAGTTTTTTGCCGATGCCGCGATGATCGGAGTCGTATAAACTCGAAGCCGTTATGCTTTTTTTGTGACCACATTAATTGCAAACAGGATCAGCCTTACGATGCCGTTTCAGAGAATTGTGATGCGCTTGATCGAAGCCCACTGACTCACGATTTATCGCGGTGTTTGCTCCTTCTCGCCTCGACTGAGACTTGATCATTATCCTTCCCAAATTTAGCCGTCACCGAAACTGCGCTGCATGGCAACCGCACAGCGATTGTGCGACGCGCTGAACAGGCAAGTGTACGGCAGCTGCCGGGTCACTCATCGGCCACGTCATTTCGAGTAGATCGCAGGCTCGGATGAGTATTCGACGTGTTCAGTGCGCTTTTCCCGTTCATCCGTGATTGCACCAGCCTAGCTACGCACTGTCGTCCCTTCCGGAAGCATGTCGGGGCCATAACAGGTGCAATGGCGCCTTGATCTGATCTACGACAGTGGGCTCGGAACAATCCAAGACGCCATCCCTTATCGCGTCGCATCGCAATTCTGCGAACACATATGGAGGCAGCTGATGGGTTGGTTCACATCCGACATCAAGACGATGGACGATCTGTTCGTGCATACATTGCAGGATATCTACTACGCCGAAAATCAAATCCTGAAGGCGCTACCGGATATGATCGAAAAGGCTACCGACGCGAAGCTGAAGCAGGGCTTTCAAACGCACCTCGAAGAGACGAAAGGTCAGATCATACGTCTCGAGCAAGTCTTCGAGATGCACGGAGCAGAAAAAAAGGGCGTCACCTGTCCGGCTATCGACGGAATCATCGAAGAAGCGAACGATGTTGCTGGCGAGGTTGACGATAAGCAAGTGCTGGATGCGGCTCTGATCGCTGCAGCGCAAGCCGTTGAGCATTATGAAATGACGCGCTACGGCACTCTTGTAGCTTGGGCAAAGGTTCTCGGCCGAGCAGATTGTGCTTCGGTACTGCAGAAAAACCTCGACGAAGAAACCGCGACAGACAAAAAGCTAACAGCTCTCGCGGAGTCCCAGATCAACGCTAAGGCAACATGATCTATTCGAGTGGCGTCCCTGCAGGCTATGACGTGGGGACGCCCCAATTACCCACTCAGGTAGCGGATATTCCAAGGCCAGCGGTTGTAAGCCGCGATCCTAAACATGAAGAGCGATATGCCGCGCATTCACGCGGAGACATCGGACGCTGATAGCATTTTCGGTCGCAATCTCGGGTGTCGCTCGTGCTTTCTGGTTGAGCAGTTGTTCTCAGCTGGCAGGCTTTAAAAAAACTAAACCCGCCTCAAGTCCGCTGCATAGGACCGCAGCTTGAGGCGGGCTGTGCGATTTGCCGGCTGAGGTTAGCTCGGCCGTTCGCATCAGTCGTTCCATCTTGAGGCAATCGAGAGCTCGAATAACAAGATGTTTAGATCCTGAGCAGTTTGCCGCCATGCAGACATGCTAGCGGTGTTACATGGTTTTCTTTTTCGATTTCTTCTTTGTGGTTTTGCCGGATCCGGCCTTCATCGGCTTACCCGTCGTTCCGGATGTGCCAGATGGTGGAGTTGCGCTGGGCTGGGCCGTCGAGGAACCCGAGCCCCCTGACGACGCTCCGCCGGCTTGGGCTAAAACCGCGCCCGAGCCCATCACAGTAGCGGCGAGCACGAGAGCAAATAGTTTTGTCGTTGGCATGCGCTGATTTCCTTTTGATGTTTTAAGTGGAGGGACAAGACAGATAGCAGTAAGGTTGTTCCTACGAAGCCGAATGGGTTGATTTATGTTTGAACTATCGGGAGGCGCCGCAGTGAGATCGGCACAAAGCATCAAATCACACCTGTGCCGCCATTGGCTCCGAACACGCTTCCATCTGTGTAGGTGATTTCGCCGGAGGCTAGCAGGACGTAGAGCGCAGCAAGCTCGGCGGGTTGCCCTGCTCGGCCAAGCGGCGTGTCCTGGCCAAACTCACCCATCGTGCCCGGCAACTGTCCGCCTGCTACCTGGAGTGGCGTCCACACAGGTCCAGGAGCAACCGCATTAACGCGTATGCCCTTATTCGCCAATTGCTTCGCAAGCCCTTTAGTGAAAATTGAAATGCCGCCTTTCGTGGTGGCGTAATCAAGCAGTTCTTCGCCGGGGTTGAACGAGTTGACCGAGGCGGTATTGATAATCGCCGCGCCTGGCTTCATCAGTGGGACCGCGGTCTTGGTGATCCAGAACATGGCGTACAGGTTTGTCTTCATGGTGCGGTCGAATTGCTCGAAGCTGATGTCGTCGATCGACTCTTTCGACTGCTGATAGGCAGCGTTGTTCACCAGAATGTCGATACCTCCCAATTGACGTTCGGCTTCTTCAACTAGATCAATGCAAAATTGCTGTTGCGTCAGGTCGCCAGGAATGAGAACAGCTTTCCGGCCCTCGTCACGAACCAACCTCGCGACGTCTTGAGCATCTGGTTCTTCATTCGGGTAATAATTAATGGCGACGTCTGCGCCTTCTCGCGCGAACGCGATGACTGCCGCACGCCCTATTCCGGAATCGCCGCCCGTGACAAGTGCCTTACGTCCAGCCAACCGGCCTGACCCTTTGTAACTCTTCTCTCCGCAATCAGGGATGGGATCCATGTTGCGTTGAAGAGCCGGCCACTCTTGGCGCTGCTCTTTAAACGGCTCGTTCGTGTATTTGGTTTGCGGATTATCCATTGATTGCGCTCCAGCAGATTGCGTTGTCGAGGCCAATGCACTTGCAACGCCTCCAAGAGAAACGACCTTCAGAACGTCGCGTCGGGTGGACTTGCTCATTGATGATTCCAGCTTTTGCCACTGCTCGGGTCATACCGCGACGCAAGGAGCTTTTTCACAGACGACAAACCGTGTCGGCGCGAGTCGTTCCGTTGCTTCCGAGGCGCCCGAAAACGGTAGTTGAGCTTCGGTCACGCAAAATGCGGTGCGATTAGCGGAACTTGTTCGCGCCGGTTTCCTTTGCAAACGATAACAATGGGTGGCCCGATGAGCACCAAAGACTTTAGCGGCAAACGTCCGCAATTCTTGCCCGAAACGTTCTTTCCCGGACGTCTGGAAGGTTGGGGTATCATCGAAGGGCCGATGGGAGGTCTTCAAAAACGCTTCACTATTGAAGCGGCGGGAGAATGGAAAGAAGCAGCCAGAGTTGTGCGCTTCATTGAGACTTGGAAATTCGACGACGGGTTTAGCGACACGCTCGACTGGCAAATAAGCAAGAAGGCCTCAGGCCGATATGTCGGCGCCGAAAAACATCTTGTAAGCGAAGCCAAGGGTCAGCAGAGCGGATTTGCTTTCAGGTGGCGATACGCGCGCAACACCCCGCAGAAGGGCGGATCGTCGCTCCGGCTCTCCTTCGACGATTGGTTCTACAAGATCGACGAGAACGTAGTGTGTGTTCGCGGTCGTGCCTCTCGATTCGGCTTGCCGCTGCTTTATGCATTTGTGACCTATCGTAAAATAAGTTCAGTTTGAGCTCTACCAATGGTTCTACGCACTAGCAAAAAGCGGCGTGTGAGTATCGCTATCACAGAGGATGACAGCGGCCGCCGTATTGTCACCAAGTTTCAAAATGGCGCCATCGCGGAGCAACCCGTCGCCAGCACACCGAACAAACGAGCAAGATGGAAATTTCGTTATCCTACGTTAGATAAGTCAAAAAAACGCGGGGTATGAGCGCAAGCACCTGGCGAAGATTGTCGACACGCTACCGACCACTCGACTTCAATTGTGCGCTCGATTTCTGATGCGCAATTCGCGACGTGCGAGAACTAACCTCGCCGCTAACTGTTGTTTTGTCGGTAGAGGACAGCACCACTGTGAAAAGTGCCAAACAGCATCTCCAAGCCGCCCGTAAGCTAATCGCGCGTCCGGAAGCGTGGACACGCGGCACTTACGGCCGAGGCCCAGACCGTAAGGCCGCTAGGATCGGCACGGACGAAATTAGTTGTTGGTGTTTGATCGGAGCAATCAAGGCCGTCGATCCCGATAACAGCGAAGAAGCGATGGAGTGGCTCCGGCTTACGCTGCGTTACGAGTACGGCGATTTTATCAGCATTAGCCACTTCAACGACACGCACAGTCATCAAGAAATATTAGCGGCTCTCGATCGCGCGATAGAAGCGACTAACTAGTCATCGCAGCCCGAGCTAAACGACAACGCGTCTCCAACCTCGCCAGCCTCGCTACCGCAGTTCTCCGTTATCTCGAAGCAACTCGAGACGTCAGCATTTCTCTGCGTCCCGCCTTGATTTGAATCTGCCCACCGCAACAGAATGTGATGCCGATCGTTCCATATCCTGCGGCTATTCATTAAAAAATAGCGCTCCGCAAATGCCGGACAGAGTGGCGATGGATGATTAGACACCGACCTAGCTTTGCGGTGGTTAAGATAGCCGACTAACTCTGTAAGCGACTGTTACAGTTGTTCGAAGCAAATCGAAACGTTCTGCCCGGTCCCTGTATTGCCTTGCCAGTCGTAGAGCGTCACATGCGCTGATCTGCGATAGCGAATGCGCTGTCTCATCAAGACGCTTTGCTTCTGACCGAAGCCAATCGGGGCTAGTTTGCAACGTTAGATCGTTCTCGGTCATGCGCTCTCCGAAGCGGACGAGAAAATGCCCGCGCTATTACGGCGCGGGCAAAGTCACTGCGTGATTACGAGCGACCGCCGGATCCCTGGTCACAAGGCCGGAAACGTCCGTATCCGTCGTCGAAGTAGCACTGATTGCGGTTGGCACCGTACGGACGAGACGGTTCGATTTGGCGAGGCGAGTCAACGCGACTGCGCTGCGCGCCTCCGCCCGAATAGCGCTCGCAATCACTCCCCGATCGGTCAGCCGCGCGCTCACACGCAGCACGCGACGCGAAGTTGCAGTTTTGATCGACACACCAGCGCGCGGCATTGGCGGAGCCGATCGCCATACTTGCGAGACTCACGGCGGCAATGCCGCCGATAACAAGTTTGAACATGCGAACAATCCTTTTCCGAAATCGCCCTCGCGCCATGGGACACCTAGGAATAACGCGAGGGCTTCCTGCCGAAGCAGTCATACAGTTACGAATGAAAGGCAGTCCGGTTTCCCTGCTTAAAAATATCTCTGCTTTCGGCGCGCTAGCGCACCACAACACTCGGGCGCCGCTTGCTGCCTTTCGGATCGAACGAGCAAAAATAATGTGGACCAATGTAGGTTAATGCCTGCTGCGGCATTCGCTGCTTCAACGATGTCGGAGCGGGCTTGGACCGCTCTGACAGGAGCGCATCACCGTGCATATGTTCCGCGTCTTTCCGGTTGATCATCACGATCAAATCTGTGGCCCGCCTGTTGGCATATCGACCGACAGCTTGAATGCGGCAGTAGATATCGCGCTTAAACTTGCTCGAGATGGTCCGGTGGAGTTGTGGCAAGGGAACCAGCTTATCAGCGTGATCCGTCTACCTTGCGCGGCATCGCCCACTAGTCAGAAATATCCCCTGCTAAATGCACTTTTGGCCGGGCGACGGCTTAGCAAAGCAAAGGCGCTTATAGAACAATCCGACAGAGCGTCTGACGTAATCAGTAGAGGAAAAAGTCTACGCGAGGCTGCTGATTGCTTGAAGCGTAGCTGAGGTTGCACCAACCGAGCTGTCCAACGTCCATCCGAAAGGAGCTAGCGAGTGAGCAATGTTATCGCCCTCCGGGCCGTGTTCAATACGCGTCAGTTTCACGTGTCCTTTCGGGAAAGTCTTACGAGAAGCTTTTTGCTTCCTCGATATTCTCACGAGGTCTTTACGTTGGCGCCTGTTCGATTGTTTCGATCGAAGAGCGCGAAAGTAGAGTTATCGCTAAACGCGTCCGCCAGCGTAGGGCTCGCTCCGCGCGGCGCGATGATTTCGCCGCTCTCCACTTTGTCATCACGGGTTAGTGTTGCATCGGGCCAAGCGCCACAGCAACTTTCGATCGTCTCACACCCTTGACTGCCATGCTGCGCATTTAGCAGCAGCAACAGGAGAGATTTATGCATCGACGATCGGTTCTCATCGCAATCGGAGCAATCGCAGCGGCGCCTGCGGCGATGGCTCAAGCACCAAACTCAGTTTCAAAAGCCGGTGACGCGTCAAGGCCGCTCGCCAAACCTAAAAACGAGATGGAGTTTCGGATGGGCGTAATCGGTCCAGCGGAACTGTCGCTGGCAACAAGTCAAATCGCGATCGAACGAGCGACCCAGGCCAACGCGAAAGAGTTTGCGGAGTTTGAGCTTGAAGAAGCAAAGACTGTGACAGCGGTTCTAAAGGAACTTGGAACACCGGTCCCCGAAATGGACGCGAAAGCGAAGGCAACCTTGGAGAAGATAAAGAGCGCTGCCAAGGGCCCCGCGTTCGACAAAGCTTACATCGCTGCGCAGCTCGAAAATCATGAGCACCTGCGTGATTGGGCGACGGCTTATCTCAGCGTTTCCGGCTCGGACAAGAGCAATGCGGCAGAAGATCAGGGACGTCACCTCGCTATGCTCGCGCTTGCAACGTTCAAGGAGCACGTCGCGATCACCAAGCGCATCTCAAAAGAATTGACGAAGGCGTAGCGGAAATTTTCACATGAGTTCGCGGCGACTATAACATTGAGGTCGCATCAGAGACTGGATCATATTTTCGGTTGTTGCGGCAACTATCTGCTCGTCATCAGCTGAGAGATAAGACGACGGCTGCAGAGATTCTGTGGCCGTCGTTTTTCGCTAGGCACGCTCATGGCTACCCTCGCCAGTGGTTGCTTGCGAGGGCCACTAGGTCGAATGTCTGCAGTCCCGTGTCATCGATGGAGCTGTTGCCGTCTACCATCAAATCAAAATGATATCGCAGCATTCTGGAGGATGCCTCAAAGGCCCGCCTCCGCGTGATTGCGGAGGAGCAGATTGTTCGGGTTGAGCCCGTTGAGGGCTACCAACCTTTTGAAATCCAAAATGACAACGTTCCCTGGGCCAATGGTGATAAGGTCGCTCTGCTCCCAGGCCAATGGGAAAGTACGATAACGCGCATTGGTGAAACTATGGCAGCCAGCGTTCGTAAGGCGGTGCCTTCGTTGTACTTGTGAAACGATTATGAGCCCGGCTAGAACGTCCCGTGCGCAGATTTCAACCGCCCCGTCCACGAACCGGAAACAAGGGGTCGATGCGAACATTGCCGCTATCGAAAGCAAATTTGGATTCTTAAGTAGCTCTCTAAAGCGTCAAAGGGCTTCGATATTTCGACTCTTTCAGAGCAGCACGCTGCAGCCATTCTGCCGCTTCAGAAAGAAGCTGAGCCTTTCTTTCATGCCCATACGCTGTTTCCGCCATCCGCATCAATTCAAGCGCCTTC contains:
- a CDS encoding SDR family oxidoreductase — protein: MSKSTRRDVLKVVSLGGVASALASTTQSAGAQSMDNPQTKYTNEPFKEQRQEWPALQRNMDPIPDCGEKSYKGSGRLAGRKALVTGGDSGIGRAAVIAFAREGADVAINYYPNEEPDAQDVARLVRDEGRKAVLIPGDLTQQQFCIDLVEEAERQLGGIDILVNNAAYQQSKESIDDISFEQFDRTMKTNLYAMFWITKTAVPLMKPGAAIINTASVNSFNPGEELLDYATTKGGISIFTKGLAKQLANKGIRVNAVAPGPVWTPLQVAGGQLPGTMGEFGQDTPLGRAGQPAELAALYVLLASGEITYTDGSVFGANGGTGVI
- a CDS encoding DUF6197 family protein, whose translation is MKSAKQHLQAARKLIARPEAWTRGTYGRGPDRKAARIGTDEISCWCLIGAIKAVDPDNSEEAMEWLRLTLRYEYGDFISISHFNDTHSHQEILAALDRAIEATN
- a CDS encoding DUF4142 domain-containing protein → MHRRSVLIAIGAIAAAPAAMAQAPNSVSKAGDASRPLAKPKNEMEFRMGVIGPAELSLATSQIAIERATQANAKEFAEFELEEAKTVTAVLKELGTPVPEMDAKAKATLEKIKSAAKGPAFDKAYIAAQLENHEHLRDWATAYLSVSGSDKSNAAEDQGRHLAMLALATFKEHVAITKRISKELTKA
- a CDS encoding DUF3833 family protein; the protein is MSTKDFSGKRPQFLPETFFPGRLEGWGIIEGPMGGLQKRFTIEAAGEWKEAARVVRFIETWKFDDGFSDTLDWQISKKASGRYVGAEKHLVSEAKGQQSGFAFRWRYARNTPQKGGSSLRLSFDDWFYKIDENVVCVRGRASRFGLPLLYAFVTYRKISSV
- a CDS encoding ferritin-like domain-containing protein — its product is MGWFTSDIKTMDDLFVHTLQDIYYAENQILKALPDMIEKATDAKLKQGFQTHLEETKGQIIRLEQVFEMHGAEKKGVTCPAIDGIIEEANDVAGEVDDKQVLDAALIAAAQAVEHYEMTRYGTLVAWAKVLGRADCASVLQKNLDEETATDKKLTALAESQINAKAT